A genomic window from Sphingobacterium sp. BN32 includes:
- the rpiB gene encoding ribose 5-phosphate isomerase B, whose product MSKKIAIGGDHAGFEYKAAIIEFLQELGYTVQDFGTYSTDSVDYPDFAHPVASSVEDQSNDMGILICGSANGVAITANKHQGIRAAICWLEEISALARQHNNANVVCIPARFIDLDLAKRIVKTFLTTDFEGGRHENRVNKIACS is encoded by the coding sequence ATGTCAAAAAAAATTGCAATTGGTGGAGATCATGCTGGTTTTGAATATAAAGCAGCGATCATTGAATTTTTACAGGAATTAGGTTATACCGTTCAAGACTTCGGTACCTATTCTACAGATTCAGTTGATTACCCTGATTTTGCTCACCCAGTAGCGAGCAGCGTAGAGGATCAATCGAATGATATGGGGATCCTGATTTGTGGATCAGCGAACGGGGTTGCTATTACAGCAAACAAACACCAAGGGATTCGTGCAGCGATCTGTTGGTTAGAGGAAATCTCGGCACTAGCACGCCAGCATAACAATGCGAATGTTGTTTGTATCCCAGCACGTTTTATTGACTTGGATCTTGCAAAACGCATTGTAAAAACATTCTTAACGACCGACTTTGAAGGCGGTCGCCATGAGAACCGAGTGAACAAGATTGCTTGTTCTTAA
- a CDS encoding M28 family peptidase, whose product MRKYLVLSFLLPAMFSCTMAQNPTQSKYAELLTVESAKAHLTTLTSKEYAGRGTGQEGGQKAAEYIANTFKELGLKPAVNGSYFQPVALEKSSYVVEQFKINKHEFTNGKDFFVQGSNDLASFDANEIVFVGYGIQSETYNDLKGLDIAGKVVMFISDGEPTDNNGNSLITGTKTLSDWSTSRFKKAQELMKLKPKLIIATGKQTSDMIARFGGRLTGGRFMLRSEEKKSPSTGNTGTPVVNMTLETANEVLAAKKTTVDKALAKINSTKKPNSFVVKADVKAKMGVKAEEFNDPNVLGVIEGTDKKDEIVIISGHYDHDGILPDGTYFPGADDNGSGTVGVLELAKAFAAAKKDGHGPRRTILFMGFAAEEKGLLGSSYYSEHPVFPLANTVTCLNMDMIGRIDDKHLAGNHNYIHAIGSDMLSSELKAINEEANKTYTQMELDYMYDDPKDPMRIYYRSDQYNLAKHGIPVIFFFSGLHPDYHTPNDTVDRIDFNMMTKREKLVFHTAWEIANRDNKLVVDKKPEAL is encoded by the coding sequence ATGAGGAAATATTTAGTATTGTCATTCTTGCTACCTGCAATGTTCAGTTGCACGATGGCACAGAATCCTACACAAAGTAAATATGCGGAGCTATTGACCGTGGAGTCAGCGAAAGCACATTTGACGACTTTAACGTCTAAAGAATATGCAGGACGTGGGACGGGTCAAGAGGGAGGTCAAAAAGCAGCAGAATATATCGCCAATACATTTAAAGAACTGGGTTTAAAACCCGCAGTAAATGGTTCATACTTTCAGCCCGTAGCTTTAGAGAAATCGTCGTATGTTGTTGAGCAATTTAAAATCAACAAGCATGAGTTTACAAATGGCAAGGATTTCTTTGTTCAGGGCTCGAATGATTTAGCAAGCTTTGATGCGAACGAGATTGTATTCGTAGGCTATGGTATACAATCGGAGACATACAATGATTTAAAAGGTCTAGATATTGCCGGAAAAGTAGTGATGTTCATCAGCGATGGAGAGCCTACCGATAACAACGGAAACTCGTTGATTACGGGCACCAAGACGCTGTCGGACTGGTCTACGAGCCGCTTTAAGAAGGCTCAAGAATTGATGAAGTTAAAGCCGAAGCTTATTATTGCTACCGGCAAGCAGACATCAGATATGATCGCTCGTTTCGGAGGTCGCTTAACTGGCGGACGCTTTATGTTGCGTTCGGAAGAGAAGAAAAGTCCGTCGACCGGCAACACCGGAACTCCTGTGGTTAACATGACGCTGGAGACTGCCAACGAGGTATTAGCGGCTAAGAAAACTACGGTTGATAAGGCGCTTGCTAAAATCAACAGTACGAAGAAACCGAATTCTTTCGTAGTCAAAGCGGATGTGAAAGCGAAGATGGGCGTGAAGGCGGAAGAGTTCAATGATCCAAACGTATTGGGCGTAATTGAAGGAACAGATAAAAAGGACGAGATCGTTATTATCTCGGGACACTATGATCACGACGGAATTCTTCCTGACGGAACATACTTCCCTGGTGCAGATGATAATGGATCGGGTACTGTGGGGGTATTGGAATTAGCAAAAGCATTCGCTGCAGCTAAGAAAGACGGTCATGGACCTAGAAGAACAATCCTTTTCATGGGCTTTGCAGCTGAAGAAAAAGGCTTATTAGGCTCTAGCTACTATTCAGAACATCCTGTATTCCCATTAGCAAATACGGTTACTTGTTTGAATATGGATATGATCGGTCGTATCGATGACAAGCACTTGGCCGGAAATCATAACTATATCCATGCAATCGGTTCGGATATGTTGAGTAGCGAGTTAAAAGCTATCAACGAGGAAGCCAATAAGACCTATACGCAAATGGAATTAGACTATATGTATGATGATCCGAAGGATCCGATGCGTATTTACTACCGCTCAGATCAATATAACTTAGCGAAGCATGGCATCCCGGTAATCTTCTTTTTCTCAGGCTTGCACCCAGATTACCATACTCCAAACGACACAGTTGACCGTATCGACTTCAATATGATGACGAAACGCGAGAAACTGGTGTTCCACACAGCATGGGAAATCGCAAACCGTGATAATAAGCTTGTCGTTGATAAAAAGCCGGAAGCTTTGTAG
- a CDS encoding transglutaminase-like domain-containing protein, which yields MNEKEIKALISLLDDPDKGIFQEIEHKLITCGPEVIPLLESSWESSFDPLSQSRIENIIHKIQFDQVKNDLQLWKLNNQEDLLEGLLIINRYQYPNLNEDQVYYQLAELRRNAWYHLMYDMSPLEQVKLLNNIIFREFGLSGNTSNYHDPQNSFIHKVLETKKGNPISIACIYALVAQKLDIPIYGVNLPKHFVLAFMDSQDNDKVAFYINVFNRGQIMREEDIFAFLRQLNLPLSEEYTLPCDNLAIVKRVLRNLVAAYEHIDNAEKRMDIELLLGLLD from the coding sequence GTGAATGAAAAGGAAATAAAGGCACTTATATCCTTATTGGATGACCCGGATAAAGGAATCTTTCAGGAAATTGAACATAAACTCATCACCTGTGGACCGGAAGTAATTCCTTTATTGGAAAGCTCATGGGAATCCTCGTTCGACCCGCTCTCGCAAAGCCGAATCGAAAATATCATCCATAAGATCCAATTCGATCAGGTTAAGAACGATTTACAGCTCTGGAAATTAAATAATCAGGAAGATCTTTTAGAGGGTCTGCTGATTATAAACCGCTATCAATATCCCAATCTCAACGAAGATCAGGTTTACTATCAGCTGGCAGAACTACGCCGCAACGCATGGTATCACTTGATGTACGACATGAGTCCATTGGAACAGGTGAAGCTCCTGAATAATATCATCTTCCGCGAATTCGGACTGTCGGGCAATACGTCCAATTACCACGACCCCCAGAATTCCTTTATCCACAAGGTATTGGAAACAAAAAAAGGCAATCCAATTAGCATAGCTTGTATCTATGCGCTTGTCGCCCAAAAATTAGATATCCCAATTTACGGAGTAAACCTGCCAAAGCATTTTGTCCTCGCGTTCATGGATAGCCAAGACAACGATAAGGTTGCCTTTTATATCAATGTATTTAACCGCGGACAAATTATGCGCGAGGAAGATATATTCGCCTTCCTGAGGCAGCTCAATCTTCCCCTATCCGAAGAATACACCCTACCCTGCGATAACCTCGCTATCGTTAAGCGCGTGCTACGGAACCTCGTCGCTGCATACGAACATATCGATAATGCCGAAAAACGTATGGACATCGAATTGCTGCTGGGACTGCTTGACTAG
- a CDS encoding ABC transporter ATP-binding protein produces the protein MIRLENIFKWYNLGSTKSFVLKDINLEIEEGDFISIMGPSGSGKSTLLNVIGMLDEPDEGNYYFMGEDVLAMKTKKRSQLFQSHIGYVFQSYHLIDELTVYENIETPLIYKNMSSSERKAVVSDMLDRFNIVGKKDLFPAQLSGGQQQIVGIARALAGSPKLLLADEPTGNLNSKQGEEIMELFKQLNDEGVTIIQVTHSEKNAEYGKRIIDLLDGQIVKR, from the coding sequence ATGATTCGTCTAGAAAATATATTCAAATGGTATAACCTAGGAAGTACAAAATCCTTTGTCCTCAAAGACATCAATCTAGAAATCGAGGAGGGCGACTTTATCTCGATTATGGGGCCTTCAGGATCGGGGAAATCGACGCTTTTAAATGTGATTGGCATGCTTGACGAACCTGATGAAGGTAACTACTACTTCATGGGTGAAGATGTCTTGGCAATGAAAACTAAGAAGCGTAGTCAGCTATTTCAATCCCATATAGGCTATGTATTCCAGTCCTACCATCTGATCGATGAACTGACTGTCTATGAAAACATAGAAACCCCGCTGATCTATAAAAACATGTCCTCTTCGGAACGCAAAGCCGTAGTAAGCGACATGTTGGATCGCTTCAACATCGTTGGCAAGAAAGACTTGTTTCCAGCGCAGCTATCTGGCGGACAGCAACAGATTGTAGGGATTGCACGTGCCTTAGCAGGATCACCAAAATTGCTTTTGGCGGATGAGCCTACAGGGAATCTAAACTCCAAACAAGGCGAAGAGATTATGGAACTGTTCAAACAATTGAACGACGAAGGTGTGACGATAATTCAGGTGACACATTCGGAGAAAAATGCCGAATATGGCAAAAGAATAATCGACCTGCTCGATGGACAAATCGTAAAGCGTTAA
- a CDS encoding ABC transporter permease: MYLKTAFRNIRKNRGFSLINILGFSLGITCFLLLAGYIYHEANYDRFLGNSERIALVSAAFKSGESNEFQESSVTPTAVAPLLIREFPEVEKAVRAYQYNDAALIRKGNDWVKESKLKFVDREFLEVFDYPIIAGDAHNALANPNTIVLTKDLVLKYFQEADPIGKTLRIDDTDRIVTAVIDNPPTYSEIQFSALLSNVGLQRYKEENWGSANDMTFMLLKDPSQLGALEKKFNTRIEEMFKDAFANGYSIKMSMESLPRLHLHSKAAGSGQIVYIYVFACLALALLLISCINFMNLSLAQAAERAKEIGVKKVLGARKDTIFKQFLFEGSLMVFISLLIGFVLAYFLFPFFAKYLGSEMQLKVWKEPLFFVAIIIFFITLSILASGWPAWLIAQYRPIKVLKAKLSTRSSKFNIGNILITVQYTVSIFLVICTFFAYKQMQFLQNTNTGLNRERIVVLDGDVWNQQERETLKTMLLGKNTIKSVSASYDSPVNIQGGYTITEAEGKAADFSLSITAIPIEKDFLSVFEIPVLAGETLTDADILKARDTSDNRSVAFVINKLAAQNLGWTPEQAIGKRLVLNGRKGNIKTVVDNFNFASLRDEVKPVVLFPEYNYFGNIFVKIQDQADTKQALADMEAVWKSMKPNSTFESHFLDDDYAKLYQQEQQTTKIMQLFALITISIACIGLFALSAYATQKRVKEIGIRKVLGASIGKIVGILTRDFIGLICIAFLLAVPLGFLAMNKWLGNFAYHTNMDWWVFLLAGLMTLLVSFLTIGSHAVKAAKANPVDSLRDE, from the coding sequence ATGTATCTAAAAACAGCATTCCGAAACATCAGGAAGAACAGAGGTTTTTCGTTGATCAACATCCTTGGATTTAGCTTAGGCATAACATGCTTCTTATTATTAGCAGGGTATATCTATCATGAGGCTAACTACGACAGGTTCTTGGGAAACTCTGAGCGGATAGCCTTGGTGAGTGCGGCATTTAAATCGGGAGAAAGTAATGAGTTCCAAGAAAGCAGCGTCACTCCTACAGCCGTTGCGCCATTATTGATACGTGAGTTTCCGGAGGTAGAAAAGGCTGTACGGGCATACCAATATAATGATGCAGCATTGATTAGAAAAGGAAATGACTGGGTGAAGGAAAGCAAGCTGAAGTTTGTTGACAGGGAGTTCCTAGAGGTATTCGATTATCCAATCATCGCTGGAGACGCTCATAACGCGCTCGCTAACCCGAATACTATTGTTCTAACAAAGGATCTTGTCCTCAAATATTTCCAGGAAGCAGATCCCATTGGCAAAACGCTGCGTATTGATGATACCGATCGTATCGTAACGGCAGTGATCGACAACCCTCCCACCTACTCGGAAATCCAATTCTCTGCACTTTTATCAAATGTAGGATTACAACGCTATAAAGAAGAAAACTGGGGATCGGCAAATGATATGACATTTATGCTATTGAAAGATCCTAGTCAACTTGGCGCCTTAGAAAAGAAATTCAACACCCGCATCGAAGAAATGTTCAAAGATGCTTTTGCAAACGGCTATTCCATCAAAATGAGCATGGAAAGTCTACCGAGGCTACATTTGCATTCTAAGGCTGCGGGTTCCGGACAGATAGTCTACATCTACGTATTCGCCTGTCTTGCGCTAGCACTATTGCTGATCTCCTGCATCAACTTCATGAACCTTTCGCTTGCACAAGCAGCTGAACGAGCTAAAGAAATCGGAGTTAAAAAAGTATTAGGTGCGCGTAAAGACACAATCTTCAAACAGTTTCTATTTGAAGGCAGTTTAATGGTATTTATCAGTCTATTGATTGGTTTTGTACTTGCCTATTTCTTATTCCCATTTTTCGCTAAATACCTAGGCTCCGAAATGCAGCTGAAAGTATGGAAGGAACCCCTATTCTTTGTCGCAATCATTATTTTCTTCATCACGCTATCGATATTAGCGAGCGGCTGGCCAGCATGGTTGATCGCCCAATACAGACCGATAAAAGTCCTGAAAGCAAAACTATCAACGCGGTCATCTAAATTCAACATCGGAAATATTCTGATAACCGTTCAATACACCGTTTCTATCTTTTTAGTAATCTGTACTTTCTTCGCCTATAAACAGATGCAGTTCCTGCAAAATACCAACACCGGTTTGAACAGAGAACGTATTGTCGTGTTAGACGGAGACGTGTGGAACCAGCAAGAGAGAGAAACATTGAAGACGATGTTGCTCGGAAAGAATACCATAAAATCGGTATCGGCGTCCTACGACTCCCCCGTGAATATTCAGGGTGGATATACCATTACCGAAGCCGAAGGAAAAGCCGCTGATTTCTCACTGAGTATCACCGCCATTCCCATTGAAAAGGACTTCTTATCGGTGTTCGAGATACCGGTGTTAGCAGGAGAAACTTTAACAGATGCCGATATATTGAAGGCGAGGGATACATCCGACAATCGCTCGGTAGCCTTTGTAATCAATAAGCTTGCAGCACAGAACCTAGGCTGGACGCCAGAACAGGCAATCGGAAAAAGACTAGTCCTCAACGGTCGCAAGGGAAATATCAAAACAGTGGTCGACAACTTCAACTTCGCATCACTACGCGATGAGGTAAAGCCTGTCGTATTATTCCCCGAATACAACTATTTTGGAAATATATTCGTAAAAATACAGGATCAAGCCGATACCAAACAAGCCTTAGCAGATATGGAAGCAGTTTGGAAATCAATGAAACCTAATAGCACGTTCGAGTCCCATTTCTTAGACGATGATTATGCTAAATTATATCAGCAGGAGCAGCAAACCACCAAGATCATGCAGCTCTTCGCGTTGATCACCATCAGTATTGCTTGTATCGGCTTGTTCGCATTATCTGCCTATGCAACCCAGAAACGTGTGAAAGAGATCGGTATCCGCAAGGTTCTGGGAGCCTCCATTGGTAAAATTGTCGGCATACTGACCCGCGATTTTATCGGCTTAATCTGCATTGCGTTTCTATTGGCCGTACCTTTAGGGTTTCTAGCTATGAATAAATGGTTAGGAAACTTCGCTTATCATACCAATATGGACTGGTGGGTATTCCTTTTAGCAGGTCTCATGACTCTCTTGGTGTCCTTCCTGACGATAGGATCCCACGCGGTAAAAGCCGCAAAAGCAAACCCTGTAGATAGTCTGAGGGATGAATAA
- a CDS encoding ABC transporter permease: MTFVQIFGFSIAIATATILFLTAMFELSFDNFHKDIDRIGLVYMETNTANGTNYNTSVAAPLAPLMKKELPEVAEVSRLYNGNILLRVADKEVRSNNKYVDQPFLSMFDFELLYGNKTALDHLDGLVIDENTATALFGSTDVLGKSLEFNQTGTWENTVVTAVVKSVPANSSIQFNSLARFEKSPQYQERMNEWGHKDHSLLVKVKSSKLDEQHFVDASRGFAQAHYSDEISKLKRDGAKPDAHGAYINIHLLPLSDLHLTDVAYGSVETSTFPWILLLISGLILFIAGSNFVNLSLANSLSRIKEIGTRKTIGGTTFQLFKQLWVESFIICVIGLVLGILLAALILPEYNATLGYHFKITQLFDPLNVAVFLAAFLVLTLITGGYPALRMARANIIQSLKGTGKLKSTTMQNSLTVLQFSIAIILCIATIVISFQLHYLANKPLGFNKSEVISIPIGRGIEGQQALERMRVELAAQPWAKSVSGSDINLGQGRDNSTSTSRFGFDHEGKEIITNFLRIDYDYLKTLDIQLIAGRDFDKSFGTDTNAVLINKEMALAVGSEDAILGKPLGMDGSPTVIGIVDNFNFQDLKQQVGPLTMSVNPNIFPLQYIFVRVETNNLTKTLENVESIWKKVNPRANIAASYLDENTQNLYKNDRRFGKIVITGASVAIVISCLGLFALTVLLINGKIKEIGIRKVLGSSISNIILLLSKNFIILISIAFLIAAPIAWIAMNKWLQSFAFRIEIKWWMPALAGLIALTFAMITIAWQTYRAARVNPVDSLRDE; this comes from the coding sequence TTGACTTTTGTTCAAATCTTCGGGTTCTCTATCGCGATAGCAACAGCGACCATTCTGTTTTTAACGGCCATGTTCGAGCTATCCTTCGACAACTTCCACAAAGATATTGACCGAATTGGCCTGGTCTACATGGAGACAAATACTGCCAATGGAACTAACTATAACACAAGTGTGGCTGCTCCTTTGGCTCCCTTGATGAAAAAGGAGCTTCCTGAGGTCGCAGAAGTTAGCAGACTATACAATGGGAACATCTTATTGCGAGTTGCGGATAAGGAAGTCCGAAGCAACAATAAATATGTCGATCAACCCTTCCTTTCGATGTTCGATTTCGAGTTGTTGTACGGAAATAAAACGGCTCTCGATCATCTCGATGGTTTGGTTATAGATGAAAATACCGCAACAGCATTGTTCGGCAGCACCGACGTTCTTGGTAAATCATTGGAATTTAACCAAACCGGCACTTGGGAAAACACCGTGGTCACTGCAGTGGTAAAATCTGTTCCGGCAAATTCCAGTATACAATTCAACAGCTTAGCCCGCTTTGAGAAGTCGCCTCAATATCAAGAGCGGATGAATGAGTGGGGACACAAGGATCATTCCTTATTGGTGAAAGTTAAATCTTCCAAACTGGATGAGCAGCATTTCGTAGACGCGTCTAGAGGATTTGCCCAAGCACATTATAGCGATGAAATCAGCAAACTAAAAAGAGATGGCGCAAAGCCTGATGCACACGGCGCCTATATCAATATACACTTGCTCCCGCTATCAGATCTGCACTTGACCGATGTTGCCTATGGATCGGTGGAAACTTCAACATTTCCCTGGATACTCCTGTTAATATCCGGACTCATCCTGTTTATCGCCGGTTCCAACTTTGTCAATCTCTCCTTAGCAAATTCACTAAGCCGTATTAAGGAAATTGGCACTCGAAAAACTATCGGAGGAACTACCTTCCAACTTTTCAAACAGCTATGGGTAGAATCTTTTATTATTTGTGTTATCGGATTAGTGCTTGGAATCTTATTGGCAGCACTTATATTACCGGAGTACAATGCGACTCTGGGATACCACTTTAAAATTACACAGCTCTTCGACCCATTAAACGTCGCTGTATTCCTTGCTGCATTTCTTGTATTAACGTTAATTACGGGCGGCTATCCTGCCCTCCGCATGGCGCGCGCCAATATTATCCAAAGTCTTAAAGGCACCGGGAAATTAAAATCAACTACGATGCAAAACAGCTTGACGGTATTGCAGTTTTCCATCGCAATCATCCTTTGTATAGCGACCATTGTCATCAGCTTTCAGCTTCACTACCTCGCAAACAAGCCTTTGGGTTTTAACAAGAGTGAGGTAATCAGCATTCCTATAGGCAGAGGTATAGAGGGTCAACAAGCTTTAGAACGCATGCGGGTTGAACTTGCTGCACAACCATGGGCAAAGAGCGTCAGCGGCTCGGATATCAACCTTGGACAAGGCCGAGATAACAGTACATCCACCAGTAGGTTCGGATTCGACCATGAAGGGAAAGAGATTATCACGAACTTCCTCAGGATAGATTATGATTATTTGAAGACTTTAGATATACAGCTAATTGCCGGCAGAGACTTCGATAAGAGCTTTGGAACTGACACAAACGCGGTGCTTATTAACAAAGAAATGGCATTAGCTGTTGGGAGCGAGGATGCTATTTTAGGGAAACCACTGGGAATGGACGGTTCGCCGACCGTCATCGGCATTGTCGACAACTTCAACTTCCAAGACTTAAAACAACAAGTTGGCCCATTAACCATGTCTGTCAATCCCAATATATTTCCCCTGCAATATATCTTTGTCAGGGTAGAGACGAATAATCTTACCAAGACACTGGAAAATGTAGAATCCATCTGGAAAAAAGTAAATCCCCGCGCCAATATTGCGGCAAGTTATCTCGACGAGAATACACAGAATCTTTATAAGAACGATCGCCGCTTTGGAAAAATAGTGATTACAGGAGCGTCCGTAGCTATCGTTATCTCTTGTCTGGGTCTATTCGCACTAACAGTGCTCCTGATTAACGGAAAGATCAAAGAGATCGGCATACGCAAAGTGCTTGGATCATCGATCAGCAATATCATCCTGTTGCTCTCCAAAAACTTTATCATACTGATCAGTATCGCCTTCCTCATCGCTGCACCAATCGCTTGGATTGCGATGAACAAATGGTTGCAAAGCTTTGCCTTCCGTATTGAAATCAAATGGTGGATGCCCGCCTTAGCAGGGCTAATCGCACTGACGTTCGCCATGATTACCATCGCTTGGCAGACCTACAGGGCCGCCCGCGTCAATCCGGTGGATAGCCTGAGGGATGAATAA
- a CDS encoding ABC transporter permease, with the protein MIRNYFKILARNLAKNKAFSLINIIGLSIGMAAAILITLWIQREYSMDKFHEKSDRLYVVYNRDTDGIETWVNNNTQKVLTKTLQSDYPEVEAATIYNGSSNLFTIADKKIKGYGAVVDSVFLNMFSFPVLEGDANTALVNPSDIVLTASFAKTLFGNENPVGKTLTVDSASQFTVTAVLQDLPNNTKFGFKYLIPRSYAKRINPEDDSWGSFSTTSYVLLKEGASQTAFESKIKNLAKDNTKSAGLPITAEPFLHRIDKKYLYNKDVNGQLVAGEINKIRMFTAIAGFILLIACINFMNLSTAKSEKRAKEVGIRKVVGVTKTGLIAQFIFESVFLSFLSFIIALGMVYLAIPYYSQLVGGKLIVPIHEPGFWIFSIAFILFTGLLAGSYPAFFLSSFNPVKVLKGTFKSARSAISARKVLVVIQFTFAITLIISTIIIYNQIRYALDRDAGYDREQLIAVPIEGKIRSNYDLIKNEILNTGAVSSMTKSLSPITQRWSDQWGLEWDGSTKQDEQTVFVKFGTDADFAKTMGLKILEGRDIDVNKFPTDTSAILLNEAAIKAMRIKDPIGKLINHVGYKEANYKIVGVVNDFVFESPFVDKIEPMMICGPRAYYATTIHMKLSDRFETKESLNKIEQVLKKLNPDYEFVYDFTDEDYAYKVASAERTGKLVTLFAGLTILISCLGLFGLAAYMAENRTKEIGIRKVLGASVLQVTSLLSKEFIVLVSIAFLIASPIAWYAMNNWLADYSYRTGISWWVFAITGGLAVLITIVTVSWQSIKAAIANPVSSLRDE; encoded by the coding sequence ATGATTCGCAATTACTTTAAAATACTCGCCCGTAATCTCGCAAAGAACAAAGCCTTCTCTTTAATCAATATTATTGGACTCTCTATTGGTATGGCAGCAGCCATCCTAATCACACTTTGGATTCAGCGTGAATACAGCATGGATAAGTTCCATGAGAAATCTGATCGTCTATATGTAGTCTACAATCGTGATACGGATGGTATTGAAACTTGGGTTAACAACAATACACAGAAAGTGTTGACCAAGACTTTGCAATCGGATTACCCGGAGGTCGAAGCGGCAACTATCTATAACGGGAGCTCTAATCTTTTCACTATTGCTGATAAGAAGATAAAAGGATATGGCGCCGTTGTTGACAGCGTGTTTTTGAACATGTTCAGCTTTCCGGTACTGGAAGGCGACGCGAATACAGCATTGGTAAACCCTAGTGATATCGTGCTGACAGCCTCTTTTGCGAAAACCTTATTTGGGAATGAGAACCCAGTGGGAAAAACCCTTACGGTCGACTCTGCATCGCAGTTTACTGTAACCGCTGTGCTCCAAGATCTTCCAAACAACACCAAGTTTGGTTTCAAATACCTTATTCCTCGTTCTTACGCCAAGCGCATAAATCCAGAGGATGATAGCTGGGGTTCATTTTCAACAACAAGCTATGTATTATTAAAGGAAGGTGCCTCACAGACTGCTTTCGAAAGCAAGATTAAGAACCTGGCAAAGGACAACACCAAAAGTGCTGGGCTGCCGATTACAGCGGAGCCATTCCTGCATCGAATAGACAAGAAGTATTTGTACAATAAGGATGTGAATGGGCAGCTCGTTGCTGGCGAAATTAATAAGATACGCATGTTTACAGCCATCGCAGGCTTCATTTTATTGATCGCCTGTATCAACTTTATGAACTTGAGCACGGCGAAGAGCGAAAAGCGTGCGAAGGAAGTGGGAATCCGAAAGGTGGTAGGCGTGACGAAGACCGGCTTAATTGCACAGTTTATCTTCGAAAGCGTCTTCTTGAGTTTTCTGTCCTTTATCATCGCATTGGGCATGGTTTATTTAGCAATTCCATACTATAGCCAATTAGTCGGCGGGAAACTGATCGTTCCTATACATGAACCTGGATTTTGGATATTTAGCATTGCCTTTATCCTGTTTACAGGACTATTGGCCGGAAGCTATCCAGCCTTTTTCCTATCCTCATTTAATCCGGTTAAAGTATTGAAAGGAACGTTTAAGTCCGCAAGAAGTGCAATTTCAGCTCGCAAAGTCTTGGTTGTTATTCAATTCACCTTCGCTATCACGTTAATTATTTCGACCATCATTATTTACAATCAAATACGCTATGCTTTGGATCGAGATGCGGGATATGACAGGGAACAGTTGATTGCTGTACCGATTGAAGGAAAGATACGCTCGAATTATGACTTGATTAAAAATGAAATATTAAACACAGGAGCCGTTAGTTCGATGACGAAGAGTCTGAGCCCAATAACACAAAGATGGAGCGATCAATGGGGTTTAGAATGGGACGGCAGCACGAAGCAGGACGAGCAAACCGTATTTGTAAAGTTTGGAACGGATGCCGACTTTGCGAAGACGATGGGCTTGAAGATCCTCGAAGGTCGCGATATTGATGTCAACAAATTCCCAACAGATACTAGTGCCATTCTATTGAATGAGGCAGCCATTAAAGCGATGCGAATTAAAGATCCGATCGGCAAATTGATCAACCACGTAGGCTATAAAGAAGCCAACTATAAGATCGTCGGCGTTGTAAATGACTTTGTCTTTGAATCACCTTTTGTTGATAAGATTGAACCCATGATGATCTGTGGGCCACGTGCTTATTATGCAACGACCATACATATGAAACTTTCAGATCGATTTGAGACGAAGGAAAGTCTGAACAAGATTGAACAGGTCTTAAAGAAATTGAATCCGGATTATGAGTTTGTTTATGATTTCACGGATGAGGATTATGCTTACAAAGTGGCTTCTGCCGAGCGTACCGGAAAATTAGTAACCCTCTTTGCGGGACTTACTATCCTGATTTCTTGTCTTGGTTTATTTGGGCTCGCGGCATATATGGCAGAGAACAGAACGAAAGAGATCGGTATCCGCAAAGTGTTGGGAGCCTCGGTTCTGCAAGTGACAAGCCTGTTGTCAAAAGAGTTTATTGTCTTAGTCAGCATCGCCTTCCTTATCGCTTCTCCTATTGCTTGGTATGCCATGAACAACTGGCTTGCCGACTACAGCTATAGAACGGGGATTTCCTGGTGGGTATTCGCCATAACAGGAGGATTAGCAGTCCTAATTACCATAGTGACCGTCAGCTGGCAATCCATCAAAGCGGCGATTGCGAATCCGGTGAGTAGCTTGAGAGATGAATAA